Genomic DNA from Marinobacter sp. LV10MA510-1:
GGTAGACGTTCGCCCGGTTCGCGACACCGCGCACCTGGAAAACAAAGAACTTGAGTTCAAGGTTATCAAGCTCGACCAGAAGCGTAACAACGTGGTTGTTTCACGTCGTGCCGTTCTGGAAGCTGAAAACAGCGCCGAACGCGAAGCGCTGCTGGAAACCCTGACCGAAGGTCTGACAATCAAGGGTATCGTCAAGAACCTGACCGATTACGGCGCATTCGTAGATCTGGGCGGTGTTGACGGCCTGCTGCACATCACCGATATGGCCTGGAAGCGCATCAAGCATCCGAGCGAAATCGTGAACGTTGGCGACGAAATCAACGTCAAGGTTCTGAAGTTTGACCGTGAGCGCAACCGCGTATCACTGGGCCTGAAGCAGCTGGGTGAAGATCCCTGGGTTGAAATCAAGGCTCGCTACCCAGAAGGTAGCAAGGTCACAGCACGGGTTACCAACCTGACCGATTACGGCTGCTTTGCTGAGCTGGAAGAAGGCGTTGAAGGTTTGGTTCACGTGTCTGAAATGGATTGGACCAACAAGAACATTCATCCTTCTAAAGTTGTCCAAGTTGGCGACGACGTAGGTGTGATGATTCTGGATATAGACGAAGAGCGTCGTCGTATTTCCCTGGGTATCAAGCAGTGTGTATCTAACCCATGGGAAGACTTCTCTGGCAACTTCAACAAAGGCGACAAAATCTCCGGTAAGATCAAGTCAATCACTGACTTTGGTATCTTCATCGGTTTGGACGGTGGCATCGACGGTCTGGTTCACTTGTCTGATATCAGCTGGAACGAGACAGGCGAAGAAGCCGTCCGTGAATACAAGAAGGGCGACGAAGTTGACACCGTTATCCTGTCTGTAGATCCCGAGCGCGAGCGTATTTCTCTGGGTATCAAGCAGCTGGAAAGCGATCCGTTTGCCGAGTTCGTTCAGCTTAATGATAAAGGCTCCATCGTTAAAGGTATTGTGTCTGCCGTCGACGCCAAAGCAGCTACTATTACCCTGAGCGAAGAAGTTGAAGCCATTCTGAAGGCTTCCGAAATCAGCCGTGACCGTGTTGAAGATGCACGTAACGCGCTGAAGGAAGGCGAAGAAGTTGAAGCTAAGATCATTAGCATTGATCGCAAGAACCGCATTATCAACCTGTCCGTCAAGTCGAAAGACGTTGAAGACGACAAGCAGGCTATTGAGACTGTGCGTACCAAGACTGCAGAAAGCTCCTCCGGTGCGACCACCATTGGTGATCTCATCAAGGAACAGATGCAGCAGCAGAACGCCAACAAAGATTAATTTCTGAGTTGTATCAAAAAAACGGGCTCTAAGAGCCCGTTTTTTTTGTGTTTTTTTTCGGTGTGGCTAAACTACAGCCATGGTAAAGTAGTTTCATTCACCGAATAATAACGCAAGAGGGAAATACCTCATGACAAAGTCGGAACTGGTTGAGTTAATTGCTTCAAAGCAGACGCAGTTGTCGGTAAAAGATGTGGAACTGGCGGTAAAAACCATTATCGAGCACATGTCCCGATCCTTGGCAGATGGCCAACGCATCGAAATCCGCGGTTTTGGTAGTTTTTCCCTCCACCATCGTGCTGCGCGGGTAGGGCGTAACCCGAAATCCGGTGAAGCCGTGCAATTACCGGCAAAATTTGTGCCCCACTTTAAACCGGGCAAAGAACTGCGCGAACAGGTTAACGAGAGTCTGAAGCAGGGTTTCTGATTTTGCGTTGGGTGCCGTTTCTCAATCGGGCCTGAGTGGCCTTCAGGAGTTCTATTGTTATGGCGGGATTACAGAAAATCCTGATCGTTCTATTGGTATTAGTGCTGGTTCTGTTGGCACTGGTGTTCTCGTTGAATAATCAGATGGCCGTTCCGCTGAACTTTCTGGTTTTTGAAACCCGCCCCCATGGTGTGGCCATGTGGATTATTTTGGCTTTTGTGCTGGGAGTGCTGATGGGCGTTCTGATGGCCACACTGGCTACGGTAAAGGCTAAGGTGTCGCGGCGATCACTACAGAAAAAACTTGAACGTATCGAAAAAACACTGGGAAAAGAGCGCGCTCAGAACGACCGGACAGTTTAATGGACATGATGTTTCAGTGGCTGCTGGTTAGCACGGCAGTCGCGGTTGGTTGGGCTGTTGGCCGCTTCGGGGGTTCGAGCAGCCGCAATGGGGTAATAGCCGATGAAGAATCGGTGCGTGACCGTTTGCAATTCCTGTTCACCAACTACTCCGACCAGGCAGTGGACAACTTTGTTCAGTCACTGGCGGTCAACCGCGATACGGTAAGCCTGCACTTATCCATTGGCAGTCATTTTCGTAACAAAGGTGAAACCGACCGCGCTATTCTGATTCATCAAAATTTGCTCGACCGCCCTGAACTTCCCGCCCGTTATTCTCCTCAAGTGACTCTGGAACTGGCTCTGGATTACCTTAATGCCGGTTTGCTCGACCGTGCAGAGGCATTGTTACAGCAGTTGATGGGCGATCGTGAATATGGCCGCAGTGCCGCAACCCAGTTGATTGATTTGTACGAACGCGAGCGTGAGTGGGATAAAGCTTCTCAGGTAGCCCAAACGCTCACCCGCGGCGATGCAGACCCGGCCATGTTTAAAATTCTGGCTTATCTGACCTGCGAGAAATCAGAGCAGGCACTGCGCCAGGATGACCGCTGGGGCGCCCAGCGTTTGGCCAAAGAGGCGCTGGAATTCGATCGCTCTTGCGTGCGCGCCACTCTGATACTGATGAAATTGCTGATCCGTCAAGGTAGCTTCCGCGAAGCCGGCACCATGGCAATCAAAGTGTTCGAGCAGAACCCGGACTTCGGCCCGGAAGCCATCGACCAGCTGATGAAGCTGGAACGCGAACACGGCGATATTGGCAAGCTCGGTCGCAAGTTGCGCAAGCTTTATGAAGGCTACCCCAGCACCAGTTTGTTGCTGGCGCTGGTAGAATCGGTAGAGCGCCGCTCTGGCCGCCCGGCTGCTATTGACCTGCTTCGTCGCGAATTGGAAGTTCGTCCAAGTGTACGGGGTTTATTGCAGCTGGTTGAAATGGCCGGTTACGAAAAAGGCATGACCACCGACGAAGGCCGTCTGGTCAGCCGTATCGGCGAATTGATACTGCACGACCGCTCGGTCTACCGCTGCGTAAACTGCGGTTTTGACGGCCAGCAGCTGCACTGGCTGTGCCCAAGCTGCCGCCAATGGGAAACCGTTCGTCCGATTCAGGGCGTAGACGCAGAATAAACCAGCGATCCGCTATAGATTACACCCATTCATTTACCGTCAGGAGCCCTAGCGTGCAAGGCACCCAATCATCCCCCATCATCGTTGCCCTCGATTTCCCCTCTGATCAGCCCGCATTGGCCTTGGCCGATCAGCTGGATCCAGCAAAATGCCGCCTGAAAGTGGGTAAAGAGCTGTTCACCAGCGCTGGCCCGGCTTTGGTTCGCGAGCTTCAGCAGCGTGGCTTCGAGGTGTTTCTGGATTTGAAATTCCACGACATTCCCAACACTGCTGCGGGTGCCGTTGCCGCAGCGGCGGACTTGGGTGTGTGGATGGTGAACGTACATGCCTCCGGCGGCGAAAAAATGATGACCGCCTGCCGCGAACGCCTGGAACGCTTCGGCGCCGACAAGCCGCTGCTGATTGCGGTTACCGTATTGACCAGCATGACGGAACACGACCTCAGCGGCATTGGCATAAATGTCTCCGCCGAAGAGCATGTATCGCGCCTGGCCACCCTGACAAAAAACTGCGGCCTGAACGGCGTAGTCTGCTCAGCCCAGGAAGCCCCCAAGTTAAAAGCAGAGCAGGGCGCCGCTTTCCGGTTAATCACCCCCGGCATCCGCCCGGCCAGCGCCGACAAAGGCGACCAGCAGCGTATCATGACCCCCGCAGCGGCCCTAAACGCCGGCTCCGACTACCTGGTCATCGGCCGGCCCATAACCCAGGCGCCTGATCCTCTGGCTGCTTTGGAGGCGATCTATGCTGAGGTGGCGGGTTTGTAGTTCGCTGTTGTTTCTGGCTCTACCACGGTAAACACTGAAACGAAAAAGCCCGCTAATCCAAAGAATTAGCGGGCTTTTAAATAGTGGCTCCCCGAGCTGGGCTCGAACCAGCGACAAACGGATTAACAGTCCGTTGCTCTACCAACTGAGCTATCAGGGAACATCGTCGTAAGACGAAGCGCGTATACTAGTCATGCCGCCTCGCCTCGTCAACCCCTCCGGGAAAATTATCCCAGAGCTTTCTTCAACCGATCAATTGCGTTCTTCAGGATTTCCTGACTGGTGGCGAAACTCAATCGCATGTGCCCCGGCATACCAAATGCCGAGCCAGGAACCAGCGCCACGCCGGCTTCTTTCAGCAGCTTTTCCGCGAACTCCACATCATTGCTCACGCTGCTGTCTGCGTCAATCACGCCCTGGAAACTAGGGAATACATAAAAAGTGCCGTCGCCTTTCAGGCACTCAACACCCGGCAAGGTGTTCAAGGCCCCCACCAGGTAATCGTGACGTTCGTGGAACGCTGTTACCATGGTTTGCACGCAGTCTTGGCTGCCATCCAATGCCGCTTGCGCAGCTGCCTGGGAAATAGACGCCGGGTTAGACGTGCTTTGCGACTGGATCTTCTTCATCGCGCCAATAACCTTGGCCGGGCCTGCGGCATAACCGATACGCCAGCCAGTCATGGCATAGGCTTTAGACACGCCGTTCAACACAAAGGTGCGGTCGTACAGTTCCGGGGTGGCGTTCAGAATGTTACAAAAAGGCTTACCCGTCCACAGAATGGGTTCGTACATATCGTCAGTTGCAATCATTACCTGCGGGTACTTTTTCAGCACCTCGCCCAAAGCTTGCAATTCTTCGAGGGTGTACGCCATGCCGCTGGGGTTCGACGGGCTGTTGATCACGAACAGGCGGGTGCGGTCGGTGATCGCGCCTTCCAGTTGCTGTGGTGTGATCTTGAAGCGGGTTTCCGCGGTGCTTTCCAGAATGACTGGCTTGCCTTCGGCTACCAATACCATGTCCGGGTAAGATACCCAGTAAGGCGCA
This window encodes:
- the rpsA gene encoding 30S ribosomal protein S1; its protein translation is MSESFADLFEESLKEIDMQPGSIVQGTVVDIDSDWVTVNAGLKSEGVIPASQFLNEKGEMEVVIGDVVDVALEAVEDGFGETRLSREKAKRAEAWTVLEKSFAAEEVVKGIINGKVKGGFTVDLAGIRAFLPGSLVDVRPVRDTAHLENKELEFKVIKLDQKRNNVVVSRRAVLEAENSAEREALLETLTEGLTIKGIVKNLTDYGAFVDLGGVDGLLHITDMAWKRIKHPSEIVNVGDEINVKVLKFDRERNRVSLGLKQLGEDPWVEIKARYPEGSKVTARVTNLTDYGCFAELEEGVEGLVHVSEMDWTNKNIHPSKVVQVGDDVGVMILDIDEERRRISLGIKQCVSNPWEDFSGNFNKGDKISGKIKSITDFGIFIGLDGGIDGLVHLSDISWNETGEEAVREYKKGDEVDTVILSVDPERERISLGIKQLESDPFAEFVQLNDKGSIVKGIVSAVDAKAATITLSEEVEAILKASEISRDRVEDARNALKEGEEVEAKIISIDRKNRIINLSVKSKDVEDDKQAIETVRTKTAESSSGATTIGDLIKEQMQQQNANKD
- a CDS encoding integration host factor subunit beta, with translation MTKSELVELIASKQTQLSVKDVELAVKTIIEHMSRSLADGQRIEIRGFGSFSLHHRAARVGRNPKSGEAVQLPAKFVPHFKPGKELREQVNESLKQGF
- a CDS encoding LapA family protein — encoded protein: MAGLQKILIVLLVLVLVLLALVFSLNNQMAVPLNFLVFETRPHGVAMWIILAFVLGVLMGVLMATLATVKAKVSRRSLQKKLERIEKTLGKERAQNDRTV
- the lapB gene encoding lipopolysaccharide assembly protein LapB; the protein is MDMMFQWLLVSTAVAVGWAVGRFGGSSSRNGVIADEESVRDRLQFLFTNYSDQAVDNFVQSLAVNRDTVSLHLSIGSHFRNKGETDRAILIHQNLLDRPELPARYSPQVTLELALDYLNAGLLDRAEALLQQLMGDREYGRSAATQLIDLYEREREWDKASQVAQTLTRGDADPAMFKILAYLTCEKSEQALRQDDRWGAQRLAKEALEFDRSCVRATLILMKLLIRQGSFREAGTMAIKVFEQNPDFGPEAIDQLMKLEREHGDIGKLGRKLRKLYEGYPSTSLLLALVESVERRSGRPAAIDLLRRELEVRPSVRGLLQLVEMAGYEKGMTTDEGRLVSRIGELILHDRSVYRCVNCGFDGQQLHWLCPSCRQWETVRPIQGVDAE
- the pyrF gene encoding orotidine-5'-phosphate decarboxylase; the protein is MQGTQSSPIIVALDFPSDQPALALADQLDPAKCRLKVGKELFTSAGPALVRELQQRGFEVFLDLKFHDIPNTAAGAVAAAADLGVWMVNVHASGGEKMMTACRERLERFGADKPLLIAVTVLTSMTEHDLSGIGINVSAEEHVSRLATLTKNCGLNGVVCSAQEAPKLKAEQGAAFRLITPGIRPASADKGDQQRIMTPAAALNAGSDYLVIGRPITQAPDPLAALEAIYAEVAGL
- a CDS encoding pyridoxal phosphate-dependent aminotransferase, with protein sequence MDLQLSSRVQSIKPSPTLAVTNKAAELRAAGQDIIGLGAGEPDFDTPDHIKAAAIEAIHNGQTKYTAVDGTPALKKAIIAKFKRDNGLDYEANQILVSSGGKQSFFNLALAVLNAGDEAIIPAPYWVSYPDMVLVAEGKPVILESTAETRFKITPQQLEGAITDRTRLFVINSPSNPSGMAYTLEELQALGEVLKKYPQVMIATDDMYEPILWTGKPFCNILNATPELYDRTFVLNGVSKAYAMTGWRIGYAAGPAKVIGAMKKIQSQSTSNPASISQAAAQAALDGSQDCVQTMVTAFHERHDYLVGALNTLPGVECLKGDGTFYVFPSFQGVIDADSSVSNDVEFAEKLLKEAGVALVPGSAFGMPGHMRLSFATSQEILKNAIDRLKKALG